The Streptomyces pactum genome contains a region encoding:
- a CDS encoding ribonucleoside-diphosphate reductase subunit alpha, whose translation MTIAPADPVSATPVTTSAVPVTEEPDGPGAALLRTLTELTADLPDADPGRVAAAALRGRSARADGTELRELATEAAAGLISEDPVYSRLAARLLTVAIRAEAASQGVTSFTESVATGHREGLIADRTAEFVRLHADRLDALIDPAADDRFGYFGLRTLHSRYLLRHPITRKVVETPQHFLLRVAAGLAEDDTVRSLDEVAALYGLMSRLDYLPSSPTLFNSGTRHAQMSSCYLLDSPKDELDSLYDRLHQVARLSKHAGGIGIAYSRVRARGSLIRGTNGHSNGIVPFLKTLDASVAAVNQGGRRKGAAAVYLETWHADIEEFLELRDNTGEDARRTHNLNLAHWIPDEFMRRVDADGQWSLFSPVDVPGLTDLWGAEFDAAYREAEEAGLARKTLPARELYGRMMRTLAQTGNGWMTFKDTANRTANQTAEPGHVIHSSNLCTEILEVTDDGETAVCNLGSVNLGAFVDPAGQDIDWERLDATVRTAVTFLDRVVDINFYPTEQAGRSNARWRPVGLGAMGLQDVFFQLRLPFDSPEAKALSTRVAERIMLAAYETSADLAERSGPLPAWEKTRTARGVLHPDHYGVEPTWPERWAALRERIATTGLRNSLLLAIAPTATIASIAGAYECIEPQVSNLFKRETLSGEFLQVNSYLVNDLKRLGVWDARTREALREAGGSVQGFSWIPEDVRALYRTAWEIPQRGLIDMAAARTPYLDQAQSLNLFLETPTIGKLSSMYAYAWKQGLKTTYYLRSRPATRIARAAARAIVPVQATPDPDAVACSLENPESCEACQ comes from the coding sequence GTGACCATCGCGCCAGCCGACCCGGTTTCAGCGACCCCGGTGACGACTTCAGCGGTCCCGGTGACCGAGGAGCCCGACGGGCCCGGTGCCGCGTTGCTGCGGACCCTGACCGAGCTGACCGCCGACCTCCCCGACGCCGACCCGGGCCGGGTCGCCGCCGCCGCGCTGCGCGGCCGGTCCGCCCGTGCGGACGGGACGGAGCTGCGGGAGCTCGCCACGGAGGCGGCGGCCGGGCTCATCTCGGAGGACCCGGTCTACTCCAGGCTGGCCGCCCGGCTGCTGACCGTCGCCATCCGCGCCGAGGCCGCCTCGCAGGGTGTCACCTCCTTCACCGAGTCGGTCGCCACCGGTCACCGCGAGGGCCTGATCGCCGACCGCACCGCCGAGTTCGTCCGGCTGCACGCGGACCGCCTGGACGCGCTGATCGACCCGGCCGCCGACGACCGCTTCGGCTACTTCGGGCTGCGCACCCTGCACAGCCGCTACCTGCTCCGGCACCCGATCACCCGCAAGGTCGTCGAGACGCCCCAGCACTTCCTGCTGCGCGTCGCCGCCGGACTCGCCGAGGACGACACCGTACGGTCCCTCGACGAGGTGGCCGCGCTCTACGGGCTGATGAGCCGCCTCGACTACCTGCCCTCCTCCCCCACCCTGTTCAACTCCGGCACCCGGCACGCCCAGATGTCGTCCTGCTACCTCCTCGACTCCCCCAAGGACGAGCTGGACTCCCTCTACGACCGCCTCCACCAGGTCGCCCGCCTCTCCAAGCACGCCGGCGGCATCGGCATCGCCTACTCCCGCGTCCGCGCCCGGGGTTCCCTGATCCGCGGCACCAACGGGCACTCCAACGGCATCGTGCCGTTCCTGAAGACGCTGGACGCCTCGGTCGCCGCCGTGAACCAGGGCGGCCGGCGCAAGGGCGCGGCGGCGGTCTACCTGGAGACCTGGCACGCGGACATCGAGGAGTTCCTGGAGCTGCGGGACAACACCGGTGAGGACGCCCGCCGCACGCACAACCTGAACCTGGCGCACTGGATCCCCGACGAGTTCATGCGCCGGGTGGACGCCGACGGGCAGTGGTCACTGTTCTCCCCCGTCGACGTGCCCGGGCTGACCGACCTGTGGGGCGCGGAGTTCGACGCGGCGTACCGCGAGGCGGAGGAGGCGGGGCTGGCCCGCAAGACGCTTCCCGCCCGTGAGCTGTACGGCCGCATGATGCGCACCCTCGCGCAGACCGGCAACGGCTGGATGACCTTCAAGGACACCGCCAACCGCACCGCCAACCAGACCGCGGAACCCGGTCACGTGATCCACTCCTCCAACCTCTGCACGGAGATCCTGGAGGTCACGGACGACGGGGAGACGGCGGTCTGCAACCTGGGCTCGGTCAACCTGGGCGCCTTCGTGGACCCCGCCGGGCAGGACATCGACTGGGAGCGCCTGGACGCCACCGTCCGCACCGCCGTCACCTTCCTGGACCGGGTCGTCGACATCAACTTCTACCCGACCGAGCAGGCAGGCCGCTCCAACGCCCGATGGCGCCCGGTCGGCCTCGGCGCGATGGGCCTCCAGGACGTCTTCTTCCAGCTCCGTCTGCCCTTCGACTCGCCCGAGGCCAAGGCCCTCTCCACCCGCGTCGCCGAACGGATCATGCTCGCCGCGTACGAGACGTCCGCCGACCTCGCCGAGCGGAGCGGGCCGCTGCCGGCCTGGGAGAAGACCCGCACCGCCCGGGGCGTGCTGCACCCCGACCACTACGGCGTCGAGCCCACCTGGCCGGAGCGCTGGGCGGCCCTGCGCGAGCGCATCGCCACGACCGGCCTGCGCAACTCCCTGCTCCTCGCGATCGCGCCGACCGCGACCATCGCCTCCATCGCGGGCGCCTACGAGTGCATCGAGCCGCAGGTGTCCAACCTGTTCAAGCGCGAGACACTGTCCGGCGAGTTCCTCCAGGTCAACTCATACCTGGTGAACGACCTCAAGCGGCTCGGCGTGTGGGACGCCCGCACCCGCGAGGCGCTGCGCGAGGCGGGCGGCTCGGTGCAGGGCTTCTCCTGGATCCCCGAGGACGTCCGCGCGCTGTACCGCACCGCCTGGGAGATTCCGCAGCGCGGCCTGATCGACATGGCCGCGGCCCGCACCCCGTACCTCGACCAGGCCCAGTCCCTGAACCTGTTCCTGGAGACGCCGACCATCGGGAAGCTCTCCTCGATGTACGCGTACGCCTGGAAGCAGGGCCTGAAGACCACGTACTACCTGCGCTCGCGCCCGGCGACCCGCATCGCCCGCGCCGCCGCCCGAGCCATCGTCCCCGTGCAGGCCACCCCGGACCCCGACGCGGTCGCCTGCTCCCTGGAAAACCCCGAGTCCTGCGAGGCCTGCCAGTAA
- a CDS encoding GNAT family N-acetyltransferase: MDFVIRQAATDEYATLGEITAQAYLRDGLLDFGESDAYLGELRDVTKRAAAAEVLVAAAEGRVLGGVTFVPSGGPMADIARPEEAEIRMLAVAREARGRGVGEALVRACVDRARTVEGCTRVVLSTQRTMRPAHRLYERMGFVRTPDRDWNPLPELDDITLLTYELTL; this comes from the coding sequence ATGGACTTCGTGATCCGGCAGGCGGCGACGGACGAGTACGCGACCCTCGGTGAGATCACCGCGCAGGCCTATCTGCGGGACGGTCTCCTCGACTTCGGGGAGAGCGACGCGTACCTCGGCGAGCTGAGGGACGTGACCAAGCGGGCGGCCGCCGCCGAGGTGCTGGTCGCCGCGGCGGAGGGCCGGGTGCTCGGCGGCGTGACCTTCGTGCCGTCCGGCGGCCCCATGGCCGACATCGCCCGGCCCGAAGAGGCCGAGATACGGATGCTCGCCGTCGCCCGCGAGGCACGCGGACGCGGGGTGGGCGAGGCCCTCGTGCGGGCCTGCGTCGACCGGGCCCGGACCGTCGAGGGCTGCACGCGGGTCGTGCTGTCGACCCAGCGCACCATGCGCCCCGCCCATCGCCTCTACGAACGGATGGGCTTCGTCCGCACCCCCGACCGCGACTGGAACCCGCTGCCCGAGCTCGACGACATCACCCTTCTCACCTATGAACTGACGCTCTGA
- the cyc1 gene encoding epi-isozizaene synthase encodes MHAFSHGTTATPTAVAVPPSLRLPVIEAAFPRQLHPYWPKLQEKTRTWLLEKRLMPADKIEEYADGLCYTDLMAGYYLGAPDEVMQAIADYSAWFFVWDDRHDRDIVHGRPAAWRRLRSRLHTALDSPEDHLHHEDTLVAGFADSVRRLYAFLPPPATWNARFARHFHAVIEAYDREFHNRTRGIVPGVEEYLELRRLTFAHWIWTDLLEPSAGCELPDTVRKHPAYRRAALLSQEFAAWYNDLCSLPKEIAGDEVHNLGISLIAHHGLTLEEAIGEVRRRVEECINEFLAVEQDALRFADELDDGTVRGKELSGAVRANVGNMRNWFSSVYWFHHESGRYMVDNWDDRSTPPYVNNEATGEK; translated from the coding sequence GTGCATGCTTTCTCACACGGCACCACAGCGACACCGACCGCGGTCGCAGTACCGCCATCACTGCGCCTTCCGGTGATCGAGGCGGCATTTCCCCGGCAACTGCACCCGTATTGGCCGAAGCTCCAGGAGAAGACCCGTACCTGGCTGCTCGAAAAACGGCTCATGCCGGCGGACAAGATCGAGGAATATGCCGATGGCCTGTGCTACACGGACCTCATGGCGGGGTACTACCTGGGCGCCCCCGACGAGGTCATGCAGGCGATAGCGGACTACAGCGCGTGGTTCTTCGTCTGGGACGACCGGCACGACCGGGACATCGTCCACGGCCGTCCGGCCGCCTGGCGGCGACTGCGGAGCCGACTGCACACGGCACTCGACTCGCCGGAGGACCACCTGCACCACGAGGACACGCTGGTTGCGGGGTTCGCGGACAGCGTGCGGCGGCTCTACGCCTTCCTGCCGCCGCCGGCGACGTGGAACGCCCGGTTCGCCCGGCACTTCCACGCGGTGATCGAGGCGTACGACCGGGAATTCCACAACCGCACCCGTGGAATCGTGCCCGGTGTCGAGGAGTACCTCGAACTGCGCCGGCTCACCTTCGCGCACTGGATCTGGACCGACCTGCTCGAGCCGAGCGCGGGGTGCGAGCTGCCGGACACCGTTCGAAAGCACCCGGCATACCGCAGGGCGGCGCTGCTCAGCCAGGAATTCGCCGCCTGGTACAACGACCTCTGCTCGCTGCCCAAGGAAATAGCGGGCGACGAGGTGCACAATCTCGGAATCAGTCTCATCGCCCATCACGGGCTGACCCTGGAAGAAGCAATCGGAGAAGTCCGGCGGCGCGTCGAGGAATGCATTAACGAATTTCTCGCCGTGGAACAGGACGCGTTGCGGTTCGCCGACGAACTCGACGACGGGACCGTACGCGGAAAGGAACTGAGCGGCGCCGTGCGGGCGAACGTCGGCAATATGCGGAACTGGTTCAGTTCCGTCTACTGGTTCCACCACGAGTCCGGCCGTTACATGGTCGACAACTGGGACGACCGGTCCACGCCCCCGTACGTCAACAACGAAGCGACAGGTGAGAAATGA
- a CDS encoding tetratricopeptide repeat protein, protein MRIFGKGRHRPSASWRQATDRAFTLIGDGRYEDAGALLTRAADLEPWLSESWFNLALLHKFRHDWEQARAAGLRAVALLDRDIGAPDWWNVGIAATALQDWPLARRAWQAYGLRTPGDATDAGEPLGMDLGSAAVRLSPEGEAEVVWGRRLDPARIEVLSIPLPSSGRRWGEVVLHDGVPHGERTTTAGHAYPVFDEIELWAPSPVPTWVVLLEAATESDRDALEQLAADAGFAAEDWSSSVRLLCRMCSESRMPSDEGEGEHLDPHDHSEPGHPGPLGHRTDGQLWVPERECGVAAPAALVKGLLDGWVADSPDSRDWRDLEEVC, encoded by the coding sequence GTGAGGATCTTCGGCAAGGGACGGCACCGGCCCTCCGCCTCCTGGCGGCAGGCCACCGACCGTGCGTTCACGCTGATCGGCGACGGTCGCTACGAGGACGCGGGCGCGCTGCTGACGCGCGCCGCCGACCTGGAACCCTGGCTGTCGGAGTCGTGGTTCAACCTCGCCCTGCTGCACAAGTTCCGGCACGACTGGGAGCAGGCCAGGGCGGCGGGTCTGAGGGCGGTGGCGCTGCTCGACCGGGACATCGGTGCGCCCGACTGGTGGAACGTCGGCATCGCCGCGACCGCCCTGCAGGACTGGCCGCTGGCCCGCCGGGCCTGGCAGGCCTACGGGCTGCGCACCCCCGGGGACGCGACGGACGCCGGTGAGCCGCTCGGCATGGACCTCGGCAGCGCGGCCGTACGGCTGTCCCCGGAAGGGGAGGCCGAGGTCGTGTGGGGGCGGCGGCTGGACCCCGCCCGTATCGAGGTGCTGTCCATCCCGCTGCCGTCCTCCGGGCGGCGTTGGGGCGAGGTCGTCCTGCACGACGGGGTGCCGCACGGGGAGCGCACCACCACCGCCGGGCACGCCTACCCCGTCTTCGACGAGATCGAGTTGTGGGCACCGTCGCCCGTGCCCACCTGGGTGGTGCTCCTGGAGGCCGCCACCGAGTCCGACCGGGACGCCCTGGAGCAGCTCGCCGCCGACGCCGGGTTCGCCGCCGAGGACTGGTCGTCGTCGGTCCGGCTGCTGTGCCGGATGTGCTCGGAGTCACGGATGCCGTCCGACGAGGGCGAGGGAGAACACCTCGACCCGCACGACCACAGCGAACCGGGGCACCCGGGGCCGCTGGGCCACCGGACCGACGGGCAGCTATGGGTGCCCGAGCGAGAGTGCGGGGTGGCCGCGCCGGCCGCGCTGGTGAAGGGGCTGCTGGACGGGTGGGTCGCCGACAGCCCCGACTCCCGGGACTGGCGGGACCTGGAAGAGGTCTGCTGA
- the mctP gene encoding monocarboxylate uptake permease MctP, producing the protein MNDGVNGVALAVFIFFFVLVTAMGFLAARWRRAANDQSLDEWGLGGRSFGTWVTWFLLGGDLYTAYTFVAVPAAIYAAGAAGFFAVPYTILVYPLIFTFLPRLWSVSHKHGYVTTSDFVRGRFGSKGLSLAVAVTGILATMPYIALQLVGIQAVLDVMGVGGGKDTNWFIKDLPLLIAFGVLAAYTYSSGLRAPALIAFVKDTLIYIVIAVAIIYIPIKLGGFDDIFASASDKFTESGKGGLVPDHGGQWTYATLALGSALALFMYPHSITATLSSRSREVIRRNTTILPLYSLMLGLLALLGFMAIAAGVKVENGQLAIPQLFENMFPDWFAGVAFAAIGIGALVPAAIMSIAAANLFTRNIYKDFIRPDATPAQETKVSKLVSLLVKVGALVFVLGMDKTVAINFQLLGGIWILQTFPALVGGLFTRWFHRWALLGGWAVGMIYGTVAAYGVASPTQKHFGGSSKEIPGIGEIGYIGLTAFVLNVLVTVVLTFVMRAVKAPDGIDETKPGDYTADAGDPGVEVELPPATAGTSH; encoded by the coding sequence GTGAACGACGGCGTGAACGGCGTCGCACTCGCCGTCTTCATCTTCTTCTTCGTCCTCGTCACCGCCATGGGCTTCCTGGCCGCCCGCTGGCGCCGTGCCGCGAACGACCAGAGCCTCGACGAGTGGGGCCTCGGCGGCCGCTCGTTCGGCACCTGGGTCACCTGGTTCCTGCTCGGCGGCGACCTGTACACGGCGTACACCTTCGTGGCCGTCCCCGCGGCGATCTACGCGGCGGGCGCGGCCGGCTTCTTCGCGGTGCCGTACACGATCCTGGTCTACCCGCTGATCTTCACCTTCCTGCCGCGGCTGTGGTCGGTCTCCCACAAACACGGGTACGTGACGACCTCGGACTTCGTGCGCGGCCGGTTCGGCTCGAAGGGGCTGTCACTGGCGGTCGCCGTCACCGGCATCCTGGCGACGATGCCCTACATCGCACTCCAGTTGGTCGGCATCCAGGCCGTGCTGGACGTGATGGGGGTCGGCGGCGGCAAGGACACCAACTGGTTCATCAAGGACCTCCCCCTGCTGATCGCCTTCGGTGTGCTGGCGGCGTACACCTACTCGTCGGGGCTGCGCGCGCCCGCGCTGATCGCGTTCGTGAAGGACACGCTGATCTACATCGTGATCGCGGTGGCGATCATCTACATCCCGATCAAGCTGGGCGGGTTCGACGACATCTTCGCCTCGGCGAGCGACAAGTTCACCGAGTCCGGCAAGGGCGGGCTGGTGCCGGACCACGGCGGCCAGTGGACGTACGCCACGCTGGCGCTCGGCTCGGCGCTGGCGCTGTTCATGTACCCGCACTCGATCACCGCGACGCTGTCCTCGCGCAGCCGTGAGGTGATCCGCCGCAACACCACGATCCTGCCGCTGTACTCGCTGATGCTCGGCCTGCTCGCGCTGCTGGGCTTCATGGCGATCGCGGCCGGGGTCAAGGTGGAGAACGGGCAGTTGGCGATCCCCCAGTTGTTCGAGAACATGTTCCCGGACTGGTTCGCCGGCGTGGCCTTCGCGGCGATCGGCATCGGCGCCCTGGTCCCGGCGGCGATCATGTCGATCGCGGCCGCGAACCTCTTCACCCGCAACATCTACAAGGACTTCATCAGGCCGGACGCCACCCCGGCCCAGGAGACGAAGGTCTCCAAGCTGGTGTCCCTGCTGGTGAAGGTGGGCGCGCTGGTCTTCGTCCTCGGCATGGACAAGACGGTCGCGATCAACTTCCAGTTGCTCGGCGGCATCTGGATCCTGCAGACCTTCCCGGCCCTGGTCGGCGGCCTGTTCACCCGCTGGTTCCACCGCTGGGCGCTGCTCGGCGGCTGGGCGGTCGGCATGATCTACGGCACCGTCGCCGCGTACGGTGTCGCCTCGCCGACGCAGAAGCACTTCGGCGGCTCCTCCAAGGAGATCCCGGGCATCGGGGAGATCGGCTACATCGGCCTCACCGCCTTCGTGCTGAACGTCCTGGTCACCGTGGTCCTGACCTTCGTCATGAGGGCGGTCAAGGCGCCCGACGGCATCGACGAGACCAAGCCGGGCGACTACACGGCGGACGCGGGCGACCCGGGCGTCGAGGTGGAGCTGCCGCCGGCCACGGCGGGCACGTCGCACTAG
- the def gene encoding peptide deformylase translates to MAQQDTDQQHAGVLPVDDEGFVVDTEDCEEREAAWRERGTSRPITVVGNPVLHKECEDVTDFGDEFQQLVADMFASQRTAEGVGLAANQIGVGRKVFVYDCPDDEGVRHVGVVCNPVLVELPADRRRLDDSNEGCLSVPTAYAPLARPDYAEVTGQDEKGNPIRVRGTGYFARCLQHETDHLYGYLYIDRLSKRERKDALRQMAENEPRYPVVAND, encoded by the coding sequence ATGGCCCAGCAGGACACCGATCAGCAGCACGCGGGCGTGCTCCCCGTGGACGACGAGGGGTTCGTCGTCGACACCGAGGACTGCGAGGAGCGCGAGGCGGCCTGGCGTGAGCGCGGCACCTCGCGTCCGATCACGGTGGTCGGCAACCCGGTGCTGCACAAGGAGTGCGAGGACGTCACCGACTTCGGCGATGAGTTCCAGCAGTTGGTCGCGGACATGTTCGCCAGCCAGCGCACCGCCGAGGGCGTGGGCCTCGCCGCCAACCAGATCGGTGTCGGCAGGAAGGTCTTCGTCTACGACTGCCCCGACGACGAGGGCGTCCGCCACGTCGGCGTGGTCTGCAACCCGGTCCTCGTCGAACTGCCCGCCGACCGGCGCCGCCTGGACGACAGCAACGAGGGCTGCCTGTCCGTGCCGACCGCGTACGCGCCGCTCGCCCGCCCCGACTACGCCGAGGTGACCGGGCAGGACGAGAAGGGCAACCCGATCAGGGTGCGCGGCACCGGATACTTCGCACGGTGTTTGCAGCACGAGACGGACCACCTGTACGGGTACCTGTACATCGACCGGCTCTCCAAGCGCGAACGCAAGGACGCGCTGCGGCAGATGGCCGAGAACGAGCCGCGCTACCCCGTGGTCGCGAACGACTGA
- a CDS encoding ribonucleotide-diphosphate reductase subunit beta codes for MTTQPPAATEAPATPATPATPATPATKNLLDPGFELTLRPMRYPDFYERYRDAIKNTWHVEEVDLHSDVADLAKLSPMEQHLIGRLVAFFATGDSIVANNLVLTLYKHINSPEARLYLSRQLFEEAVHVQFYLTLLDTYLPDPDDRAAAFAAVENIPSIREKAGFCFKWMDSVESIDRLETKADRRRFLLNLICFAACIEGLFFYGAFAYVYWFRSRGLLHGLATGTNWVFRDETMHMSFAFDVVDTVRKEEPELFDDALRQQVTDMLREAVEAELQFARDLCGDGLPGMNTDSMRQYLECVADQRLTRLGFAPVYGSENPFSFMELQGVQELTNFFERRPSAYQVAVEGTVDLSEDF; via the coding sequence ATGACCACCCAGCCCCCCGCGGCCACCGAGGCCCCCGCGACCCCCGCGACCCCCGCGACCCCCGCGACCCCCGCGACGAAGAACCTGCTCGACCCCGGCTTCGAGCTGACCCTGCGCCCCATGCGCTATCCGGACTTCTACGAGCGCTACCGGGACGCGATCAAGAACACCTGGCACGTGGAGGAGGTCGACCTCCACTCGGACGTCGCCGACCTGGCGAAGCTCAGCCCCATGGAGCAGCACCTGATCGGCCGGCTGGTGGCCTTCTTCGCCACCGGCGACTCGATCGTCGCGAACAACCTGGTGCTCACCCTCTACAAGCACATCAACTCCCCCGAGGCGCGGCTGTACCTGAGCCGGCAGCTCTTCGAGGAGGCCGTCCACGTCCAGTTCTACCTGACGCTGCTGGACACCTATCTGCCCGACCCGGACGACCGCGCCGCCGCCTTCGCCGCCGTGGAGAACATCCCCTCCATCCGCGAGAAGGCCGGGTTCTGCTTCAAGTGGATGGACTCGGTCGAGTCGATCGACCGTCTGGAGACCAAGGCCGACCGCCGCCGTTTCCTGCTCAACCTCATCTGTTTCGCCGCCTGCATCGAGGGCCTCTTCTTCTACGGCGCCTTCGCCTACGTCTACTGGTTCCGCAGCCGGGGCCTGCTGCACGGCCTGGCCACCGGCACCAACTGGGTGTTCCGGGACGAGACGATGCACATGTCCTTCGCCTTCGACGTCGTCGACACCGTGCGCAAGGAGGAGCCGGAGCTGTTCGACGACGCGCTCCGGCAGCAGGTCACCGACATGCTGCGGGAGGCCGTCGAGGCCGAGCTGCAGTTCGCGCGCGACCTGTGCGGTGACGGCCTCCCGGGCATGAACACCGACTCGATGCGGCAGTACCTGGAGTGCGTGGCCGACCAGCGCCTGACGCGTCTCGGCTTCGCCCCGGTGTACGGCTCCGAGAACCCCTTCTCCTTCATGGAGCTGCAGGGCGTTCAGGAGTTGACCAACTTCTTCGAGCGGCGCCCCTCGGCGTACCAGGTGGCGGTGGAGGGCACCGTCGACCTGTCCGAGGACTTCTGA
- a CDS encoding cytochrome P450 produces MTVESVNPETRTEETRELRVPPVAGGGVPLLGHGWKLARDPLAYMSQLRDHGDIVRIKLGPKTVYAVTTPELTGALALSPDFHIAGPLWESLEGLLGKEGVATANGPLHRRQRRTIQPAFKLDAIPAYGPIMEEEAHALTERWQPGRTVDATSESFRVAVRVAARCLLRGQYMDERAERLCVALATVFRGMYRRMVVPLGPLYRLPLPANREFNNALADLHLLVDEIIAERRTSGQKPDDLLTALLEAKDDNGDPIGEQEIHDQVVAILTPGSETIASTIMWLLQALAEHPEHADRIRDEVEAVTGGRPVAFEDVRKLTHTGNVIVEAMRLRPAVWVLTRRAVVETELGGYRIPAGSDIIYSPYAIQRDPKSYADNLEFDPDRWLPDRATDVPRFAMKPFSVGNRKCPSDHFSMAQLTLITAALATKYRFEQVAGSNDAVRVGITLRPHDLLVRPVVR; encoded by the coding sequence ATGACCGTCGAGTCCGTCAACCCCGAGACCCGGACCGAAGAGACACGTGAGCTGCGCGTGCCGCCCGTGGCGGGCGGCGGCGTCCCGCTCCTCGGCCACGGCTGGAAGCTGGCCCGCGACCCGCTGGCCTACATGTCGCAGTTGCGCGACCACGGCGACATCGTGCGCATCAAGCTCGGACCGAAGACCGTCTACGCGGTCACCACCCCGGAGCTCACCGGCGCCCTGGCCCTGAGCCCCGACTTCCACATAGCGGGTCCGCTGTGGGAGTCGCTGGAGGGCCTGCTCGGCAAGGAGGGCGTGGCGACCGCCAACGGCCCGCTCCACCGCCGCCAGCGGCGCACCATCCAGCCGGCGTTCAAGCTCGACGCCATCCCCGCCTACGGGCCGATCATGGAGGAGGAGGCGCACGCCCTCACCGAGCGCTGGCAGCCGGGGCGGACCGTCGACGCCACCTCCGAGTCCTTCCGGGTCGCCGTGCGCGTCGCCGCCCGCTGTCTGCTGCGCGGCCAGTACATGGACGAGCGGGCAGAGCGGCTGTGCGTCGCGCTCGCCACCGTCTTCCGGGGCATGTACCGGCGCATGGTGGTCCCGCTCGGACCGCTCTACCGGCTGCCGCTCCCGGCTAATCGCGAATTCAACAACGCGCTGGCCGATCTGCACCTGCTGGTGGACGAGATCATCGCCGAGCGCCGCACATCCGGTCAAAAGCCGGACGATTTGCTGACAGCATTGCTGGAAGCAAAGGACGACAATGGCGACCCCATCGGGGAACAGGAGATCCACGACCAGGTCGTCGCGATACTCACCCCCGGCAGTGAAACCATCGCCTCCACGATCATGTGGTTGCTGCAGGCACTTGCCGAACACCCGGAACATGCCGACCGCATACGCGACGAAGTCGAAGCGGTCACCGGCGGCCGTCCTGTGGCATTCGAGGACGTCCGCAAGCTCACGCACACCGGCAATGTCATCGTGGAGGCCATGCGTTTGCGTCCCGCGGTATGGGTATTGACGCGGCGCGCGGTCGTCGAGACCGAACTCGGTGGCTATCGCATTCCGGCCGGGTCGGACATCATCTACAGTCCGTACGCAATCCAACGCGATCCGAAGTCGTACGCGGACAACCTGGAGTTCGACCCGGACCGCTGGCTTCCGGACCGTGCGACGGATGTGCCGAGATTCGCCATGAAGCCGTTCAGCGTGGGCAATCGCAAGTGCCCCAGTGACCACTTCTCGATGGCGCAGCTCACGCTGATCACGGCGGCGCTCGCCACGAAGTACCGCTTCGAGCAGGTGGCGGGCTCGAACGACGCGGTCCGGGTGGGCATCACGCTCCGCCCGCACGACCTGCTGGTCAGGCCCGTCGTGCGGTGA
- a CDS encoding GlxA family transcriptional regulator, whose protein sequence is MLQNVAAVLLDGAHPFELGVICEVFGIDRSDEGLPEYDFAVVSAEGPKLSTHVGGLSVSTPYGLDRLEEADLIAVPAGSDYVRREYPPELLDALRRAVDRGARVLSVCSGVFVLGAAGLLDGRRCAVHWHQAAELARQYPRVTVSPDVLYVDEDPVITSAGTAAGIDACLHLVRKEQGTDVANKIARRMVVPPHRDGGQAQYIERPLPRSRCDTVGEVLAWMEQHLDEEVTVEQLAARAHMSPRTFARRFQQETGTTPYRWVLRQRVLLAQRLLEATDETMDAVAWRTGFGTAAALRHQFVRALGTTPHAYRRTFRGPEAVA, encoded by the coding sequence ATGCTGCAGAACGTGGCCGCCGTCCTGCTGGACGGCGCGCACCCCTTTGAACTAGGCGTCATCTGCGAGGTCTTCGGCATCGACCGGAGCGACGAGGGCCTGCCGGAGTACGACTTCGCGGTGGTCTCCGCCGAGGGCCCGAAGCTGAGCACCCATGTCGGCGGGCTCTCCGTCTCCACGCCGTACGGGCTGGACCGGCTGGAGGAGGCCGACCTGATCGCCGTGCCGGCCGGGAGCGACTACGTCCGCCGGGAGTACCCGCCCGAGCTGCTGGACGCCCTGCGCCGGGCGGTGGACCGGGGTGCGCGCGTGCTGAGCGTGTGCTCCGGGGTGTTCGTGCTGGGCGCCGCCGGGCTGCTGGACGGGCGGCGGTGCGCGGTGCACTGGCACCAGGCGGCCGAGCTGGCCCGGCAGTACCCGCGGGTGACCGTCTCACCCGACGTGCTCTACGTCGACGAGGACCCGGTGATCACCAGCGCCGGCACCGCCGCCGGCATCGACGCCTGCCTGCACCTCGTCCGCAAGGAACAGGGCACGGACGTCGCCAACAAGATCGCCCGGCGCATGGTCGTACCGCCGCACCGGGACGGCGGGCAGGCGCAGTACATCGAACGGCCGCTGCCGCGCTCCCGCTGCGACACCGTCGGCGAGGTGCTGGCCTGGATGGAACAGCACCTCGACGAGGAGGTCACCGTCGAGCAGCTCGCGGCCCGCGCGCACATGTCCCCGCGCACCTTCGCCCGCCGCTTCCAGCAGGAGACGGGTACGACTCCCTACCGCTGGGTCCTGCGCCAGCGCGTGCTGCTGGCCCAGCGGCTGCTGGAGGCGACGGACGAGACGATGGACGCGGTCGCGTGGCGCACCGGTTTCGGCACGGCGGCGGCACTGAGACACCAGTTCGTCAGGGCCCTGGGCACCACTCCGCACGCCTACCGGCGCACCTTCCGGGGCCCGGAGGCCGTCGCCTGA